aaattttcataatACAATAAactcaatttcaaaatttcacaGTCTCAAACATGTCTATTATTAGTACAGGGGTGCTCTCGGCAGACCCTGGAGCTGATAAGATACACAAGAAATCGTTCCACCACAGGAACGACTCCGGGGAGCTCGATGTTTTCGAAGCTGCAAGGTACTTCTCAGGATACATTGAAGCTCCCAGCAGCCATAacaacaacagcagcagcaacacTTCGGCATTTTCGCAGAGGATGATGAAAGAAGACAGATCTTCATGGAGAGGAGGCAGAATCAGCCTTGATATGCCTATAAGACACATGCTCCATCATCCTCAGCAAAACCCTAATCACCATAACCACGTGGCGGTGGAAAAGCAAAACAACATCAAAGACAAGAAATACAAGCAGCCGAGCTCTCCAGGCGGGAGACTAGCCAGCTTCTTGAATTCTCTATTCAACCAATCagcatccaagaagaagaagtcaaAATCCAGCGCCACGCAGTCCATGAAAGACGAGGAAGAGAGCCCAGGTgggaggcggaggaggaggagcagcATTAGTCATTTTCGAAGCTCGAGCACCACGGATGCCAAGTCCGTGTATTCCTCATCGAGTTCAGGGTTTCGAACACCTCCTCCTTATAGCCATGCACAAACGGCAGCCTCCAAGAGCTACAAAGATTTGAGAAGCTATTCGGATAATCACAAGCAGCAATATCAACAGCAGCAGCAAGCGGTTTCTTTATCGAAGTACAATACGAACTTCGATGACAAAAGATCATCAAACAAAGAACTGACTTGGTTGGATCATGAGAAGTTCAAATTATCGGAGAAGTATAAGATTAGTTCCGAGCTAGATCACAAGGGTTTGCTCAAAAGGCTAAGTGAGGTTGTTGACGACGAGGAGGAAGATGAAGGTGCAGAGAGTGATTCGAGCTCTGATCTTTTCGAGCTGCAGAATTATGACCTGGGTTTTTACTCGAGCGGCTTGCCTGTGTACGAAACTACAAATGTGGACAACATCAAGATCAGATCAGGAACACCAATTTCCAATGCTTcgtcctaaaccctaaatttgCGTTAGATATTATTGGATTATGCATATGTGGTTGAGAAaggaaattttaattaaatttcaattaaatttcctacatttttctttttaattactcTCATCTTAAACTTCCATTGGCCTTTTTTCTATGTATGTACAGTTGAGAATGTTTCTGCTTTTACTTTACTTTTGGCGATATATATTAAGATTTTTAGTATGCTTCGACAGATCTTAGTTTTTGCTACTTTTTTACAGTTAGATTCTTGTATTTCATGACTAATATCTAAGGGCTAGAAATCTATAAGATCCActagaatatatttaaaaaatttggcatATATCAGCATTGGTCATATATGTTTATGTGGAGTGCCGGAAAATCAGAAGCCTCAGAAGTGCAGCAGTTTGGTGGGGCTTGACTAGATTAGATTGTGCCATGCCGATTTCGATGATCAGAATTTTATATGAGATGTTCCACTACTAGATTCATGGAGAAACAACGCATCATAACTCACACCATGTGAAGTTCATTCCTATTACTTTTCATGATCACTTTGTACAACAAGCGCAATCATGTTTATATGTTAATTATTTTCGTGTGGTGGGTTCTCAGCTCTGCATGTTTGATATGTGCATGTAAATATTTTAGttttgattttaaaaatttgtaaatatagTCGCTCAAGCAGTTTCTCAATGCTTGAATCTTCTTCAAGTGGTCACAATTGACTAGCCTCTTCGAGCAAAGCTCGAACCACCCTCAACCCCCCTCGGGTTGTTGAAATTCTAAAACTCTGTAAAAGTTCCACATGTCCAGAGTTTGGCTGTTTCTAAAATTCTCCATAAATATACAAAGTATATATTGTCAAGATTTGTACAAGCTGTGTATAACATTTTCTGGAATATGAGATCTAAACTTTGGATTCAATGGgagcaagaaagaagaaagagagagtgctGCAAAATGGGCTCAATACTGCAACATTCTAACCGCTGCAGCTGACTGCTCAGATTTCGTCCCATCAGCAtgttttacatcaatcttcatGACCATTCAAGTCATAAGCCATGACACATGGAAATTACAAGGCATATAAGCTCTGCAACATGAAAACTGATATAAGCCTTACACTTGGCATATGAGAACAAGTGACTACAATCAAAATATGTTACACAAGAAGACAAATACCAATTAAGTAGCTAAATCACTTATTTACAATAAATTAGTAAAACAATTTAACTCTtaacatatattttgtttaGTGTAAGTGTACGTTCACTATATATGTTTAAAACTATCAACTTGacataaaaatttatttaaaccaTGAATTATCAACACtaaagaataagaaaaagacTGAACTTATATACACAGGAAATTAAACATGAACACTCTCATGTCACATATTTCACTTTAACATACATGCGGGACATAGAATGGATAGTAAATACATTTTGATTTCATGGAGGTATGGGAAAAAGCATTAAAGTTTAATAAGATCCTTACTGCGGGAACATTTTCTTCTATCTTTTGTCAGACTCACGCTCGAATAATTAAGATAAGATGTTGATATACATAATCAAATTCACTTCTGTCTAATCAAATAATCAACAGTAAAAGGAAATTAATTAAGCCTCACACTATTTTCTCAGCATAACGACATCTAGATTCTAGAAAAAGCCAAATTAACGCCCTTTTAAGATCAGTTGAGGACAATTATTCAACACTAATACAGCCAAAAGTACTTTCCCATatttttcctttatattttattattttcttggtgCTGAGGCAACACGCAGATTTTATGATCCAAATGGTTAATTTGCAATTGAGATTTAAGAGCAGCCCTAACAGGTTAAATTAAGGGTGTTGTTATACTTCTCTCAATTTTCAATCGTCAgatcgaataaattgaagatgattaatagaaaaaaattaatacaagtGTAGAGAATGTAAAAATGATTATGTGAACCATAATATTCTAATTTAAACCACTGAGGGCAAGTCAACTGTGACTAGTTGGGGGCAAGGTAATGTCAATTTGGAGAAGGATAAGTCTCCATCTACCCACCGAAGCAGGTGAACCGGTGTATTGGCCTTTCACTGGCTCATCTCTTGATGCGTCTAGCTAACTTAAAAGACAATTAATCAAGCCATGATTTGCCAAATTCGAAGGCTGCATCACATACTCGTAGGAGAGAAACTCTGGGACAACTCTAACATGGGATGGTATTaagtaaagaaaaaaatacaaagagTTTTATATATTTGTGAGAAGTGTCCTACACATGGCGCGGTTTGGCATCCTTACTCATGTTTTAAAAAGTATGCTCGTATCAACaatgtaattttttattgtagAGTCTGGTTGACCCATGTTATGATTACAATATACACAAAAAGATATATCCTTAATTGTAATGCAGTTTCTGTTATACTTGTATATGTATAAATGTGTGAACACAACGCATGTTGAAGAAAGTATTAAAATTGGAGCTTGGGATTGATCATGAATCATGGCCCTTTTGGATATAGCCTTTAAGAAAGAATGAGGACTGAAAAATGATTCATAGGCAACGAAAATGCTTATTAAAGGGCAAATGATGTATGGGGCACCAAAAGGTCCCAACCAAAGCATGTAACTGTAACTACCAGAGTGAGTGGAAGGAGGGCCCATACTTATTACTCAAATATCAAATGTTACACTAATGATAAACATCTTGCTTTCCCTTGTACCCAATCAATTCTCCTTTCTTTTGTAAAAGGCATATGCAAAGTAAGAACCCAAGCTCCCCATAACCACTTCACAATAATGGCATTATCCCAGTATCAAATCCATGCTGGCTCCACTTTTTGAACCTTCCCATACGCAATTAAATGCGAGAGAAACTTACGCATAACGTGttatttacatatttttctctctcgatctctctcatCACGAACGGTTAGCAGATAAGATGTTACCCAAAAGGACAGGAAGAAAGAATGTAGAGGCATGAACAGAAGACCAAGCACATGAGCCTCCAGCAAACTTaacctagctagctagctacatatttcatatatataaaGTTTCAAGATGCATTTGAATCTTTTGATCTTTGTGTGTTTTTCCAACCACTTCTGGTAAACTAAAGCAAAGACAGACAACATTGTTAATTTATTTCCACATGTGGGAGGTTCCTCAAGGCTCCAGCCAgctaaaaatgttttgatatccATAGCCAGTTACAAGCACACATGCAATATCTTGAGTGCTCAAAAGACATGACATCTTTTGGAACTATATATAGGTCAGAAGAATTGAAAGAGTTTGATAGTTTGTCTAGCTATCTTATGACTGAGACATTGCATCTGCAAACATAATATCAGGTGAGAACTTAAATATGAAGACCCACTGTAATTGATTTTTGGCCTCAAACTCAAATTATGTACAACAATTTGTATTAATCGTAGCAAACAAGATAGAATGATCATTCAAAATTTGACATCACGTAATGAGCGAGACACTCATGTCATATCACATCACCGGATAAATTATTGTTGAGAAATATGAATGCACTAACATTTATTGTATTTAGATAGTATCCAATTcttctaataaaaaaaactgatcGTTATCTAACCTAATAgcccaaaaaaattcaaaaatcaaagaaaataataCAACCACAACCCATTATCTGAAACTAAAgagaaaaactaattaaaaagcCTTCACTGACTAGGTCCTGGCCATCACAGCCTTGGTGCATTCCAGATAGCATCAACTTCTCTCCTCTCCTGATCTTCCTCATAGCCCAAATTGCCCCACAGTATACGGTCACTCCCTTCTGTTCCAACACATCATACTTATTCATGAAGGTAGGGCACGGTCACCCATTAGTTCAAATGTTCAGTGACAAAATTAGGATTTTAccaaaattagggtttgataaaaaagaaaggttcgattttgtttttatctttttcaCAGGGGACTTATCACGGACGCCGAAGAGAGATGAATAACTGTCCCGACCTACTGTACCATATCGGAAAAAATAGGCTATGTTACATGAGCTTTTGGGCACGCGCAAATTCTACCCACAAATTTGTGTTAATATTTCGTGGCAAGTATGCTAAAACAGAGCCGGTAACCTTAACAACTACATCCATGAAGCTCGCATTCGTATAAGGAGTTTCAAACTTTTTAGCGTTCCACTACATTAATTCCTTGGGGATAACACATTCTTTTTTTAATGTGAAagtctgtgtgtgtgttgggTAAGAAGGCACATTGGATGAAAGCCTGTAAATATGCAATGGAGTTATCACTTTTTCATGCAGGCCGGATGGTTTTCTTTATGTACTGGGTTTTTAGTGAAGTCCAAGTGTGAGTGGATGTAAGTTTTTTAGTCACAGAAGTTGGACTGAGTAATCCTCTCTAGCCTTGGCCCGTGCGACTACGCACTCTCCCAAAACCACATGAAAATTTGCCAATTAGGGCTTTGTGACACATGTTTGAGTCTTTGACATAATGCCTTCACAATGTTCACCAATACCTCTTTCTCCCCACAGAATCAAACGGGCCTCTCTTCATATAAGAAACATCATCTTTTTGCCACAAACAAATTAGGATTCATTTAacagtacttttaaaatgaataaaaacgtttttaatgaaaataattttagaaccaattcttaataaaatgataagtgAATTCTAAAGAAATATTTTATTACCTCATGCAAAAAACACATAATTGGTGCTTTTTACATAAAGCATTTTTGAGTGATTTTAGAActcaaaacattttctctaaaagcattTTCAGCCATTTCAAAGCAGTTCCAAACAAACCCTTACACAGTACAAACATGTTCAAGTCAAATGTTCCAAATGAAAATTAAGAGGGGtgtataaaaagtaaaaatgagcGTTTGAATAGCACTACCATATGAGTTGCTCTAactatttttgttgtttgattttattttgtatgtatgtgAATAGCACCACCGTACGAGTTACTCTTTCTATTTTTgttgttaaatttttatttaaatgcacaaaataaaatttaacaattaaaaaactTGAGGCAATTCTGATTGgtcaataaaaatatatttcaatgtgatttcttttttatttttcctttgtttaGTCAATTTATCATGATAAGTGAAGAGGGATAAAGTCACCTTGTGTTGATTATTTTGTAAATGTAAATTTTATAATTCTACATGTAAAAAaggaataaattaattaatcaaatgtcGGAAAGCTTCATGAAGTGCTTTATACACTCTATGGTCCAATGCGGAAGAGGATCCTTTTCGGATCTATTTTGTGGGATCCTAAGGATCCCTGCATTATATCCCTTCATCGTACATAGTGCGGCTAGTTTCTGTCAAATACTATATGtgcttaattttaaataaaaaaatcaaatgatttttaattatataatacacgatgaatgattaaaatgtaaaaatCTTTAAGATCTCTATAAAATAGATCCGGATGGAATCCAATTCCACCTGATGCATCGAAACGTTTGTAAAAATATCAGCGTACACACGTAAGagtgtatttttgctcaccatccaATTTATCATCATtatatgagtttgaattttgagatttgtttttattcattacacgaatctcgaaatttaaactcatataaTGATGATAAATTAGATGATGAGCATACACCACATTAAATGATAGTGAGTAAAAATACTTCTCACACATAatacatgaaaacaaaatactTGTGCTTTGGTCATTTTCAAAGTTTAGTTCACATTCGTTTTGAGTCCCATGTTCCAGCTTTTCCAGACTGAAAGGGACACGCGTTACATATCCACAGCATACGAATGACACGATGGTTTTCTGTCTTATCTTTTGATTCTTATCCCGTCACCGTCTGTCAACCTCACAGTAAAAGCCAGTAATAGTAAGCCACACAGTAAAAATGATAGAAGAAACTACTTTTTGTAAACAGTAAAATCTTGAAATAAGCAATCATTGATTGCCTCGTATAATTTAGAAGATTAAGAGGCATTCGTTTCGTGGTGAGAAATGTTAAAAGGGGTTTTCTCAAATTGAGgcattttacaaattttttgtcATGTAATATTTTAacgttaatattataaaatactatGTTAAAAACATAATATGAGAGAGAATTCATAAAGTATCTCACTTTAACAAAGTCTTTTTAGCATTTCTTTTCGTCAATTTATTTCCAAACTTGTAGAGTATTGCCAACTttccttttaaattttaattttaacaaTTTACCTCCTAAACTATTATAATTAAGTCAATTCCCCCTTaagtttatattttctaatttgTCTTCCGATATTCAATCCATCTTTGTCACGGGATGTCCTTCCGACATTCCTCACGTGACAATGACGGtgtcagaagaaaaaaaatagaaaatataatGTTAAGGGAGAATTTGGCTAATTAAAAGAGTTTAGGAGAGTAAttaactaaaattaaagtttaagaGATAAATTAATAGCAACTTAAAGGGTGGTCCCCCTTTCTCACGTAAAAGCAATCAGAATTCAAATATGTCGCATTTTACTAGAAAGGATCAAACTCAAGATataaattgatgaatacctccaAGATTAATTACAACCTTCAGTGAGTCATGTTAGTGACGACTAATCAACCTTCAAAAATAGTTGATATTTTGATTATTTGACAAATGATTAAGTGTCACACACCGCCTTTTATTAATGACCCTTTCATTAAACTACATCTACTTATGCTACTACATTAATTATCATAATCAAATATAAGTGACCGAGCATTCTTTGATTATTAAGGATCacaaaaattagaagaaaaaaaaattcaagtgatAAGGATAATATTTTTGGATTAGTTAATTTATAATGCATATATAATCTTCGATTTCCTTAATGTAATTAAAAAATctaattagaaaatattgaTTTCATGATTGGACGTgtcaataaataattaaaaaaaaagacatgtCCAATAATGCTATAATATATTGTTTGTCGGTGCAAAAATACATTATGTGtcaggacttggattgtctgccctctaattgtggtgccctccccgtgccctcctgtttttgtggtcacggttaaaccacgtcaacattttatattactatttatttttgttttattatttttataaaaaaataatataaaatattaacgtggcttaaccgtgaccacacaaaacaggaggacacggaaagggcaccgaaatgggagggcagacaatccaagtcctatGTGTCACACCTTAAGATGTCGCATGTGAATGTGGACAAAAAGGCACCAATTGCATAGAGATAGAGAGGCATGCTTGGCAACATCAGAAAGTCCCCCATCAAATGGTTCACCAATTCATAGATGAAACGGGTCACATCCCCACACGCCAACAAATATGTTATGTGTCTAAAATTATAATTCAATATCAATAGAGCCACATCTCTTAGCATTTACCAACACTGTATAGTTTTGtaaatgaggatcctctttgaaTTCTTTTTGTGGGGATCCTAAGGATCTTCATATCTTAatcgttcatcatatatcgtgtgGTCAACTTTAATTAAGTACGATGTGAGGATTCCTATGATCCCCACAAtttggatccggatgggatccaaatccaggCAAACTAGCTATTCAATTTATATAGATACAAAGCCGATATACCTTTATTTTGACACCAAAAACCTAATTATGTTGTTGCTCACCTCTCACATGTCTCGCTCCCATCAATCAAATATGTACTAGTCGAAGAAATGGAAATTCTACCATTTGGTTGATGATAAATgtgaaatgaaaaaataaagaaaaaagaagagggaTTGTTGTTAGGAATGAAATTCAGTTATTTAGACTTATTTTCACAAGAAAAAATAGACAGATGAATTGCTGTAAATAACC
The nucleotide sequence above comes from Malus sylvestris chromosome 16, drMalSylv7.2, whole genome shotgun sequence. Encoded proteins:
- the LOC126608942 gene encoding protein BIG GRAIN 1-like E; the encoded protein is MSIISTGVLSADPGADKIHKKSFHHRNDSGELDVFEAARYFSGYIEAPSSHNNNSSSNTSAFSQRMMKEDRSSWRGGRISLDMPIRHMLHHPQQNPNHHNHVAVEKQNNIKDKKYKQPSSPGGRLASFLNSLFNQSASKKKKSKSSATQSMKDEEESPGGRRRRRSSISHFRSSSTTDAKSVYSSSSSGFRTPPPYSHAQTAASKSYKDLRSYSDNHKQQYQQQQQAVSLSKYNTNFDDKRSSNKELTWLDHEKFKLSEKYKISSELDHKGLLKRLSEVVDDEEEDEGAESDSSSDLFELQNYDLGFYSSGLPVYETTNVDNIKIRSGTPISNASS